Part of the bacterium genome is shown below.
AAATAAGGAACGATTGTCATTCCGGACTTGATCCGGAATCTCGTTTTTTACTACTTCTTTTTGAGGTTACATTAGAGATCCTTAAACAAGTTCAAGGTGACAGATTGGGGCGTTCAGGAGTCGAAAGAGTGGCATTTCCACCCAACTCACCTCTCTCATTGGGGGAGCTTGCTTTGTAAAGAGAGGAACTTGTCCGCCGTAGCCAACCTACGCTAAAATACAAGCTTCGGCAGGTATACCTTGGCGTAGGAAGGCGTCTTTTGGCGTGACAATCCCCTCGGGGGTACTCGGGACAAAAGGTTGACAAAGATATACAAATATGTTATCATTATATAGCTTACTTCAAAAAATACAGGGGGATTAGCTCAGTTGGGAGAGCACCAGACTGGCAGTCTGGGAGTCAAGGGTTCAAGTCCCTTATCCTCCACTCTACCCTTTTTTCTTGTTATCCGTCACTTTTAAATTGTTACCATCCATCTCATAGAGGTGGAAAATAGGAGGAACCCATGAAACTTGGCGTATTTTTGGTTCTGTTTGGAGATTTAAAATTTGAGGAAGCTCTCGATAAAGCCCTTAAAATGGGTTTAGAGACTGTAGAAATAGGTACAGGTAATTACCCTGGCAATTCACATTGCAACCTTGAAGAATTACTGGCAGACAATTCTAAACTTGTAGAATTTCAGAAGGCTGTCCAAAAAAGAGGTTTAGAAATATCTGCCCTCTCCTGTCACGGCAACCCTCTCCACCCTGACCCTGAAATTGCATCTACCCACAAGAAAGTTCAGAGAGACACTATTCTTCTTGCTGAAAAACTTGGAATCGAACGGATTATCACTTTTTCTGGTTGTCCAGGGGATGGTCCAAACTCTAAATATCCCAACTGGGTTACATGTCCTTGGCCTGAAGATTTTTCTAATATTCTAAAATGGCAATGGGAAAAGAAAGTTATTCCTTTCTGGAGAGAAGAAGTAGAGTTTGCAAAACAACATAAGGTTAAAGAAATTTGTCTTGAGATGCACCCTGGCTTTGTGGTTTATAATCCAGAAACATTGTTGACTTTAAGAGACGCTGCTGGAGAAGTAATAGGTGCTAATTTTGACCCAAGCCATCTCACTTGGCAAGGGATAGACCCTATTATAGCTTTAAAAAAACTTAAAGGCACAATATATCACGTACACGCTAAAGATACAAAAATAGACAAATACAATACAGCAGTAAACGGAGTCCTTGATACAAAAACCTACCTTGATGAGATTAATCGTTCTTGGGTATTTAGAAGTGTTGGTTATGGAAACGGATATGATTTCTGGAAAGATTTTGTTTCAACCTTAAGATTAGTCGGGTATGACGGAACTATAAGTATTGAGCATGAAGATAGTCTTATGAGCCCAGATGAAGGATTAAAAAAAGCCATATCTTTACTTAAAGATGTTCTTATCAGAGAGCCGAAACCCAAAGCCTGGTGGGCTTAAAAAGGTTACTATGAAAAATATTAAAAATCGGGTTAGCATAATAATTGGCGGGAGTGGCGGTCAAGGAATATTAACAGTAGGTAAAACTATTGCTTTAGCGGCTATGAAACAAAAACTTGAGGTATCATACTTACCCTCCTATGGCGCAGAAATGCGAGGTGGGTATGTGTACTGCTCAATAGTA
Proteins encoded:
- a CDS encoding sugar phosphate isomerase/epimerase; the protein is MKLGVFLVLFGDLKFEEALDKALKMGLETVEIGTGNYPGNSHCNLEELLADNSKLVEFQKAVQKRGLEISALSCHGNPLHPDPEIASTHKKVQRDTILLAEKLGIERIITFSGCPGDGPNSKYPNWVTCPWPEDFSNILKWQWEKKVIPFWREEVEFAKQHKVKEICLEMHPGFVVYNPETLLTLRDAAGEVIGANFDPSHLTWQGIDPIIALKKLKGTIYHVHAKDTKIDKYNTAVNGVLDTKTYLDEINRSWVFRSVGYGNGYDFWKDFVSTLRLVGYDGTISIEHEDSLMSPDEGLKKAISLLKDVLIREPKPKAWWA